The Candidatus Saccharimonadales bacterium genomic interval ACTTCATTGCCCGCTTCGAGCAGGACCTCGATGCGAGCGTCATCAACGACAACCGTTACGAGTTCCGTCTCCACCTCGTTCCCAAGCTCGGCCCGAAGGCCGAAGCCGACCGAGCTCTCACATTTGTCAGAGAGAGTGACCTCAGCGAGGAGGAACGCCAAACCCTCTCCCAACTTGGCCGAGCCGGCCGAGTCATCGTCCGTGAGCAGGTCAGACCAGTCGTTAGTGCCGACCTGTTGAGGCCGAGCCAGGTGGTCGCGGCTGTCCAGTCCCGCCTTCCGTTCCGATTCAACATGCAGCACTTCGTTGATGGCTGGCGGAAGCTTGAGTGCCGACCTCCCAGTGGCGCTAGACATCCCGAACGGACAGAGCAGAAGTACTGCATCTATGACAGGCCACACCGCGATTACCTCTATACTCAGGCCTTTGTTGACAAGTTGGTCCGAGAAGCATCAACCAAGAGTCGGTTCCGAAGGTTCTACGACAGAGATGCTCAGCCACTGGATAAGTGATAGCGAATCGAACCAGTTAGCACCCAGACCTTGTCGGGCGAAAGGGGAACACCATGGCACGTCGCAGACAAGAATAGTACGATTGCGATTCTTGTTTAGCGCCAACTTCAACGTGAGAGAAGAGTCAAAACCCGCACTTCTGTATGGTGGACCGAACATGTGAGACAATGTTGTCACCAGGTAATTGGAAACTATTGATGACGGCACTACCAACTCGTCACAAGCAAGCGCGAGATGAAGTCCTGCGTCTGCTGTACCAGCTGGTGACAGTAG includes:
- a CDS encoding DUF3644 domain-containing protein, coding for MLEGAVDEALLAVDLYNQPAQARRLEGFFIHMHIAWLYLLQARFHRDHIDYRYRLPNGWFDRVDGEPKTWDLQKCVSVRYPQGGPINKNLEFTIGLRNKIEHRYEETIAMVASGYAQALLINFENELVETFGLKYSLGDRLRFPILVGTITGLSESASLNLRDGLPRSARDFIARFEQDLDASVINDNRYEFRLHLVPKLGPKAEADRALTFVRESDLSEEERQTLSQLGRAGRVIVREQVRPVVSADLLRPSQVVAAVQSRLPFRFNMQHFVDGWRKLECRPPSGARHPERTEQKYCIYDRPHRDYLYTQAFVDKLVREASTKSRFRRFYDRDAQPLDK